Proteins encoded by one window of Drosophila melanogaster chromosome X:
- the l(1)10Bb gene encoding lethal (1) 10Bb translates to MPKVRRSRKPPPDGWELIEPTLEELEQKMREAETEPHEGKRITESLWPIFKIHHQKTRYIYDLFYRRKAISRELYDYCLKEKIADGNLIAKWKKSGYENLCCLRCIQTRDTNFGTNCICRVPKCKLEEGRIVECVHCGCRGCSG, encoded by the exons ATGCCCAAGGTTCGCCGCAGTCGCAAACCACCGCCAGACGGTTGGGAGCTGATCGAACCAACTCTCGAGGAACTGGAGCAAAAAATGCGCGAAG CCGAAACGGAACCGCACGAGGGCAAACGCATTACGGAATCCCTTTGGCCCATTTTCAAGATCCACCACCAGAAGACACGATACATCTACGATCTATTCTATCGCCGGAAAGCCATCAGCCGGGAATTGTACGACTACTGTCTGAAGGAGAAGATTGCCGATGGCAATCTGATTGCCAAGTGGAAGAAGTCTGGATACGAGAACCTATGCTGCCTGCGCTGCATTCAAACGAGGGACACCAATTTCGGCACGAACTGCATATGCCGGGTGCCCAAATGCAAACTGGAAGAGGGTCGGATCGTTGAGTGTGTCCACTGCGGTTGTCGCGGCTGCTCCGGTTAG
- the sisA gene encoding sisterless A — protein MERSHLYLPTLSYAAMGHVYAPYRGSSSPALSTASSTSSKPEQIEELVSQQLHHLKMHYADEEQRYVDQMLLENPIVVERRAPPPLKTELAMDCRGSGSGSGSGSGSDVKDAQRQRAESCRKSRYNNKIKKAKLRFRHKFVSGQLKKSAVMLDTMRDVIAQAERQLLERGYPAATLERMRATFGLEMEQ, from the coding sequence ATGGAACGGAGTCATCTTTACTTGCCCACTCTGAGCTACGCGGCCATGGGTCACGTATACGCACCGTATCGCGGAAGCAGTTCACCCGCACTATCGACAGCATCGTCAACATCATCGAAGCCGGAGCAGATCGAGGAGCTGGTGTCCCAGCAGCTGCATCATCTCAAAATGCACTACGCCGACGAGGAGCAACGCTACGTAGACCAGATGCTCCTGGAGAATCCCATTGTTGTGGAGCGCCGTGCACCGCCGCCGCTGAAAACGGAGCTTGCTATGGATTGCCGCGGATCGGGTTCCGGATCAGGTTCCGGTTCTGGTTCGGATGTCAAGGATGCCCAGCGTCAGAGGGCCGAGTCGTGCCGCAAATCCCGCTACAACAACAAGATCAAGAAGGCCAAGCTGCGCTTCCGGCACAAATTCGTCAGCGGGCAGCTGAAGAAGAGCGCCGTCATGTTGGACACGATGCGGGATGTGATTGCCCAGGCGGAGAGGCAGCTGCTCGAGCGGGGATATCCCGCCGCCACACTCGAGCGGATGCGGGCCACTTTCGGCCTGGAAATGGAGCAGTGA
- the Gapvd1 gene encoding GTPase activating protein and VPS9 domains 1, which produces MEPPAAGNLLEIMDLARTLRQEQLFIQQEQAAFAQLTGAFESNAGTITKLAFVCAQQRQILNELLLARTDQDPLLFCRRASAYDSAQFVDAKQLLPYEHALAYEDLFNYLYNTPYLLALSLATADRLSLLSASQLGQIINTIATGLYGNAINTKDVELLLKLLRELIEIQLLTSEQPRRLLRTNSSSFARLYQRLVESLFSARIFLTAALHAPLMGVLSEHEIWLDLDPHKLMQTFTPKEREKRFGREGDEEYQRNVARFHAETLGKLHSHVQEFVKSLQQSWALFPSSLRWLLQTLSQQLRQSLRHEEQEIRQLLTDLVFTHFISPAIASADLLGIIDVNVSERMRHNLNQIVKLLQRLALNDEDSELVQLMELLMLGQTGEDVVAILPQQSDFERSQLAINQRELAQLVEFFRLLTARDEYDISVEERQRLQRILGRIPKQQVQQQQQTPKDAPDSRESPEKSKKSNKSLMSLGKAKKKLAKGMSFSSGSSNHNPVPVSEPLTNGQANTSNGSGGLGADLEHCSSHSGSNTSLSSCGANMPTTNDPLDMSTSSDPVLVFSLYNAGAKSKLKPLTEEEVLKMNSIGQDGSNLLPAVVTTAPLAPSSNNDDVSSLEAMRRPQDDASIGNSDNLEAISEAAHSVASSLDLEEQQERDVHENEDNLSDMVSANVSGRGTPNISGRDTPSSQVTDGDGAGGDLGHHHGVHARAAANPQMQKMLLSKARSDIEDKFCKFELKKFEGDENVSIISDTWSTDVLASDSENTLDATVSERGDRDRNFSTPLIPSAVVLPGDNNFVVEALARAGRVSGVHGPQLDASDQRSESNWSTDVLASDSEKLAEIDTDDNVSITTKSDTTAPQAAVLDDDDEDEQTPGSSGDGEPDPDRGNGSERSQEDSAFFDAVNSYEDANLYHGASSLARSSVRTSYHVLGGESSFQQQYKCSGADSSGRKTTPLMGTSCMRRQTSAESSISNQSLNLEEPPPPMGKHHHHHREHHHRDYHHHHRERERERERERSALKKKKHQQQEKEHRDLIDFSDCSEDKEELARNRDEEQPPGLVQQLLDMINQDEQTGAVSSSSPNVEHRRISIEQRSAIIDGRRNGILAGSMRRHQSLNYENHEIMLNSMLPKTDDDKQEMLLCVQTQQLQLEERRGSAGLRPEVDGASGIAAAGGSGLKPPTKATGAIPKSISFDASADKDKQTYHRDGERDRERDRERERDRERDRERDRERDRERDHHGAGIFNKLRQGIFKNRRGASAKNASNSSNQSNPAASTSSVQADIRSVSFDPSAGCDNFGTHYCDTSEDILAKYRRKVSSSSEATNSDSTGNGHGVGSTGSVGAAAHLHKHMNGGHIPGVVFGCVKQKLRTVLSRTDLHSGDFRQTSTTSTTMATPLQIYLQIQLAQCISLQRLPQISHVAEALRCLAQLERPQHGQLLAELQRDLERRQSYLQYLMRHRQQLLLRSEQLEQLEARLRGEARSSQRCLLQALVRMYLAWSRQQEKLEQFQAEFAQLRASDERVELTEEFVESLLQELRSSADLQDEWQVDAARVAIERMLLEQMYEQVMFPNEDADVSRDEVLSAHIGKLQRFVHPAHPALCIAQEYLGEAPWTFAQQQLCHMAAYKTPREKLQCIINCISSIMSLLRMSSGRVPAADDLLPVLIYVVIMANPPYLLSTVEYISCFLGKKLEGEDEFYWTLFGSVVKFIKTMDYLD; this is translated from the exons ATGGAGCCCCCAGCTGCTGGCAATCTGCTGGAGATCATGGACCTGGCCCGCACTCTCCGCCAGGAGCAGCTCTTCATCCAGCAGGAGCAGGCGGCCTTTGCCCAGCTCACTGGAGCCTTTGAGAGCAATGCAGGGACCATAACCAAG TTGGCCTTTGTGTGTGCCCAGCAGCGGCAGATACTCAATGAGCTGCTCCTGGCGCGCACAGATCAGGATccgctgctcttctgccgccGAGCGAGTGCCTACGATAGTGCCCAATTCGTGGACGCCAAGCAGTTGCTGCCCTATGAG CACGCCTTGGCCTACGAAGATCTGTTCAACTACTTGTATAATACACCCTATTTGTTGGCCCTATCCCTGGCCACCGCGGATCGCTTATCCCTGCTCTCGGCCAGCCAGCTTGGCCAAATTATTAATACCATAGCGACGGGACTGTATGGCAATGCCATCAATACCAAGGATGTGGAACTGCTGCTTAAATTGCTGCGGGAACTGATTGAAATCCAATTGCTGACCAGCGAACAGCCCAGACGTTTGCTGAGAACCAATAGCAGCTCCTTTGCCCGACTGTATCAGCGATTGGTTGAGAGTCTGTTCTCGGCGAGAATTTTCCTAACCGCCGCGCTCCATGCGCCGCTCATGGGTGTGCTGAGTGAGCACGAGATTTGGCTGGATCTGGATCCGCACAAACTAATGCAGACCTTCACGCCCAAGGAGCGGGAGAAGCGCTTTGGTCGCGAGGGTGATGAGGAATACCAGCGAAATGTGGCTCGCTTTCATGCGGAGACTTTGGGCAAGCTGCACTCCCATGTCCAAGAGTTTGTGAAGAGCTTGCAACAGAGTTGGGCGCTATTTCCCAGCTCTCTTAGATGGCTACTCCAAACACTGAGCCAACAGCTCCGGCAGTCGTTGCGCCACGAGGAGCAGGAGATCCGCCAGCTGCTCACCGACCTGGTGTTCACACACTTCATTTCACCAGCCATTGCCAGTGCTGATCTCCTGGGCATCATCGATGTTAATGTGAGTGAACGGATGCGGCACAATCTTAATCAGATTGTGAAATTGCTTCAGCGACTGGCACTGAACGATGAGGATAGCGAACTGGTGCAGCTGATGGAGCTCTTGATGCTGGGACAGACTGGCGAAGATGTGGTGGCCATATTGCCGCAACAAAGCGACTTCGAGCGTTCCCAATTGGCCATCAATCAAAGGGAGCTGGCACAGCTCGTGGAGTTCTTTCGTTTACTAACGGCCAGAGACGAATATGACATATCCGTCGAAGAGAGGCAGCGGCTGCAGAGGATTCTCGGCAGGATACCCAAGCAgcaggtgcagcagcaacagcaaacacCCAAGGATGCGCCAGATTCCCGAGAAAGTCCGGAGAAGAGCAAAAAAAGCAACAAGAGTCTGATGAGCCTAGGCAAAGCCAAAAAGAAACTGGCGAAAGGCATGAGTTTCAGCAGTGGCAGTAGTAACCATAATCCGGTTCCAGTCTCAGAGCCACTGACCAATGGCCAGGCCAACACCTCGAATGGCAGCGGAGGACTGGGTGCTGATCTCGAGCACTGTTCCTCgcacagcggcagcaacaccAGCTTGAGTTCCTGCGGAGCTAACATGCCAACTACAAATGATCCCCTGGACATGTCCACCTCGTCGGATCCCGTGTTGGTATTCAGTCTCTATAATGCGGGAGCAAAAAGTAAGCTGAAACCGCTGACAGAGGAGGAGGTCTTGAAGATGAACAGCATCGGTCAGGATGGCAGTAATCTGCTGCCAGCGGTGGTCACCACTGCTCCTTTGGCGCCATCTTCGAACAACGACGATGTGAGTAGTCTGGAGGCTATGCGGCGGCCGCAGGATGATGCATCGATAGGAAATTCGGATAATCTGGAGGCTATCAGTGAGGCGGCACATTCAGTTGCCAGTTCGCTTGActtggaggagcagcaggagcgaGATGTTCACGAAAACGAGGACAATCTCTCCGATATGGTTTCGGCCAATGTGTCGGGCAGGGGAACACCGAACATCAGTGGTCGCGATACACCATCATCGCAGGTAACTGATGGTGATGGCGCTGGCGGGGATTTGGGCCATCATCATGGTGTTCACGCCCGGGCAGCTGCCAATCCGCAAATGCAAAAGATGCTGCTATCCAAGGCCAGATCCGACATCGAGGATAAGTTCTGTAAATTCGAACTGAAGAAATTCGAGGGCGACGAGAATGTGAGCATCATATCCGATACATGGTCCACGGATGTGCTGGCCTCCGATTCGGAAAACACATTGGATGCCACAGTGAGCGAACGTGGGGATAGGGATAGAAATTTCTCCACACCCCTAATACCCTCCGCCGTCGTCCTGCCCGGCGATAACAATTTCGTTGTCGAGGCTTTGGCCAGAGCTGGTCGCGTCTCGGGCGTCCATGGACCACAGTTGGATGCATCCGATCAGCGATCGGAGAGCAACTGGAGCACTGATGTCTTGGCCAGCGATTCGGAGAAGCTGGCTGAAATAGACACCGATGACAATGTTTCCATTACGACCAAATCGGATACGACGGCGCCACAGGCAGCGGTcctcgacgacgacgatgaggaTGAGCAGACGCCCGGCAGCAGTGGCGATGGTGAGCCCGATCCGGATCGGGGAAACGGCAGCGAGCGTAGCCAGGAGGATTCGGCCTTTTTCGATGCCGTCAACTCGTATGAGGATGCCAATCTGTATCATGGCGCATCTTCGTTAGCCAGAAGCTCGGTGCGGACCAGCTATCATGTTCTGGGCGGCGAGAGCAGTTTCCAGCAGCAGTACAAGTGCAGCGGAGCAGATTCCAGTGGTCGCAAGACCACCCCGCTGATGGGTACATCCTGCATGCGCCGCCAAACGTCCGCGGAGAGCAGCATTAGTAATCAGAGCCTGAACTTGGAGGAACCGCCACCGCCGATGGGCAAGCATCATCACCACCATAGAGAGCACCATCATCGCGActaccatcatcatcaccgAGAGAgggagcgggagcgggagcgggaACGGTCGGCACTTAAGAAGAAGAaacaccagcagcaggagAAGGAGCATCGCGATCTAATCGATTTCAGCGACTGCAGCGAGGACAAAGAAGAGCTGGCGAGGAATAGGGATGAGGAGCAGCCGCCTGGCTTGGTGCAACAACTGCTGGATATGATTAACCAGGATGAACAGACCGGCGCAGTTTCAAGTTCCTCGCCCAATGTGGAACACCGTCGCATCTCCATCGAACAACGATCGGCCATCATAGATGGTCGTCGAAATGGCATTCTGGCGGGCAGTATGCGCCGCCATCAGAGCTTGAACTACGAGAATCACGAGATTATGCTGAACTCCATGTTGCCCAAAACCGACGATGACAAGCAGGAGATGCTACTTTGTGTGCAGACGCAGCAATTGCAGCTGGAGGAGCGAAGAGGATCCGCCGGATTGAGGCCAGAGGTGGATGGAGCTAGCGGAATAGCAGCGGCTGGAGGATCGGGCCTGAAGCCACCCACCAAGGCGACCGGAGCCATACCAAAGAGCATTAGTTTCGACGCCAGCGCGGACAAGGACAAGCAGACGTATCATCGGGACGGGGAACGGGATCGCGAAAGGGACAGGGAACGGGAACGTGATCGAGAAAGAGATCGGGAGCGAGATCGTGAACGGGATCGGGAGCGAGATCACCACGGTGCTGGCATATTCAACAAGCTTAGGCAGGGTATTTTCAAGAATCGCCGCGGAGCCAGCgccaaaaatgcaagcaaCTCCAGTAACCAATCGAATCCGGCGGCCAGCACTTCTAGTGTCCAAGCGGATATTCGCAGCGTTAGCTTCGATCCCAGTGCCGGATGCGATAACTTCGGCACCCACTACTGTGATACGAGCGAGGACATCCTGGCCAAGTACCGCCGCAAGGTGAGCAGCTCCAGCGAGGCAACCAACTCCGATTCCACGGGCAATGGCCATGGCGTAGGGTCGACGGGATCCGTTGGAGCAGCTGCCCATCTGCATAAGCACATGAACGGAGG GCATATTCCTGGCGTGGTCTTTGGCTGTGTGAAGCAGAAGCTGCGCACGGTGCTTTCCCGGACGGATTTGCACAGTGGCGATTTCCGCCAAACCTCGACCACATCGACAACGATGGCCACACCGCTACAGATCTACCTGCAGATTCAGTTGGCGCAGTGCATCAGCCTGCAGCGATTACCACAGATCTCGCACGTGGCCGAGGCCCTGCGCTGTTTGGCCCAATTGGAGCGACCACAGCATGGCCAGCTTCTGGCCGAACTGCAGCGGGATCTGGAGCGACGACAAAGCTACCTGCAGTACCTGATGCGACACAGGCAACAGCTCCTGCTGCGATCGGAGCAATTGGAGCAGCTGGAGGCGCGATTGCGTGGCGAGGCGCGCAGCAGCCAGAGATGTCTGCTGCAAGCACTGGTCCGGATGTATCTGGCTTGGTCCCGTCAGCAGGAGAAGCTGGAGCAGTTTCAAGCGGAGTTCGCCCAGCTGCGGGCCAGCGACGAACGCGTCGAGCTCACCGAGGAATTTGTGGAGTCCCTGCTGCAGGAGCTGCGCTCCAGTGCCGATCTACAGGACGAGTGGCAGGTGGATGCTGCACGCGTGGCCATCGAGCGAATGCTGCTGGAGCAGATGTACGAGCAGGTGATGTTCCCCAACGAGGATGCCGATGTGTCGCGGGACGAGGTGCTCTCGGCGCATATTGGTAAACTGCAGCGCTTTGTACATCCCGCCCACCCGGCGCTGTGCATCGCCCAGGAGTATTTGGGCGAGGCTCCGTGGACGTTTGCCCAGCAACAGCTGTGCCACATGGCCGCCTACAAGACGCCACGCGAGAAGCTGCAGTGCATCATCAA CTGCATCTCGAGCATCATGAGCCTGCTGCGCATGTCCAGTGGTCGGGTGCCCGCAGCCGATGATCTGCTGCCCGTGCTCATATACGTAGTGATAATG GCCAATCCCCCGTATCTGCTATCCACCGTGGAGTATATCAGCTGCTTTCTGGGCAAAAAGCTGGAGGGCGAGGACGAGTTCTATTGGACGCTCTTCGGATCCGTGGTCAAGTTCATCAAGACCATGGACTATCTAGACTAG